In a single window of the Microbacterium sp. SL75 genome:
- the nadA gene encoding quinolinate synthase NadA, whose translation MSATPLTLQPRPAIDPSVDHAIQAIVAGASTDATCTTDLAAGPWDFDTRPGYGPGSSMGDVIPTGAPRQGELPQQYRDASDDELDARIRAAKETLGDRVVVLGHFYQREEVVRHADYVGDSFQLANAAKDRPEAEAIVFCGVHFMAETADLLSRPEQAVILPNLAAGCSMADMADIDQVEECWEQLEDVLGDLETSDAEGLVPVIPVTYMNSSAAIKGFVGRHGGIVCTSSNARTVLEWAFARGRRVLFFPDQHLGRNTAKAMGVPLEQMPMWNPRKPLGGSSDAQIIDSRVILWHGFCSVHRRFTVDQIDKARAEHPGVRVIVHPECPMDVVDAADEAGSTDIIRRAIAAATEPTTFAIGTEINLVQRLAAQYPQHEIFCLDPVVCPCSTMYRIHPGYLAWVLESLVEGTVVNRITVPTDVAEPATVALERMLAAKPNGAVK comes from the coding sequence ATGTCCGCCACCCCCCTCACCCTGCAGCCCCGTCCCGCGATCGACCCGAGCGTCGACCACGCGATCCAGGCGATCGTCGCCGGCGCCTCCACCGACGCGACCTGCACCACCGATCTCGCGGCCGGGCCCTGGGATTTCGACACGCGCCCCGGCTACGGCCCCGGCTCGTCGATGGGCGACGTCATCCCCACCGGAGCGCCTCGGCAGGGCGAGCTGCCGCAGCAATACCGCGACGCGTCCGACGACGAGCTCGACGCCCGCATCCGCGCGGCGAAAGAGACGCTCGGCGACCGAGTCGTCGTGCTCGGGCACTTCTACCAGCGCGAAGAGGTCGTGCGACACGCCGACTACGTGGGCGACTCGTTCCAGCTCGCCAACGCCGCGAAGGACCGCCCCGAGGCCGAGGCCATCGTGTTCTGCGGGGTGCACTTCATGGCCGAGACCGCCGACCTGCTCTCGCGCCCCGAGCAGGCGGTGATTCTCCCGAACCTCGCCGCCGGCTGCTCCATGGCCGACATGGCCGACATCGACCAGGTCGAGGAGTGCTGGGAACAGCTCGAAGACGTGCTGGGTGATCTCGAGACCTCGGATGCCGAGGGCTTGGTCCCCGTGATCCCGGTGACGTATATGAACTCGAGCGCGGCCATCAAGGGCTTCGTGGGGCGTCACGGCGGGATCGTCTGCACCTCCTCCAACGCCCGTACGGTGCTCGAGTGGGCGTTCGCACGGGGACGCCGGGTGCTGTTCTTCCCGGATCAGCACCTGGGCCGGAACACCGCCAAGGCGATGGGTGTGCCCCTCGAGCAGATGCCGATGTGGAACCCGCGCAAGCCCCTCGGCGGCTCCTCCGACGCTCAGATCATCGACAGCCGCGTCATCCTGTGGCACGGCTTCTGCTCGGTGCACCGCCGCTTCACCGTCGACCAGATCGACAAGGCGCGCGCCGAGCACCCCGGCGTCCGCGTGATCGTGCACCCGGAATGCCCGATGGACGTGGTCGATGCCGCCGATGAGGCGGGTTCGACGGACATCATCCGCAGGGCCATCGCCGCGGCGACCGAACCCACCACCTTCGCGATCGGCACCGAGATCAACCTCGTGCAGCGCTTGGCCGCCCAGTACCCGCAGCACGAGATCTTCTGCCTCGACCCGGTCGTCTGCCCCTGTTCGACGATGTACCGCATCCACCCGGGCTATCTCGCGTGGGTGCTCGAGTCGCTCGTCGAAGGCACCGTCGTCAACCGCATCACCGTCCCCACCGACGTCGCCGAGCCCGCCACCGTCGCGCTCGAGCGCATGCTCGCTGCGAAGCCGAACGGTGCGGTGAAGTGA
- the gcvT gene encoding glycine cleavage system aminomethyltransferase GcvT: MTETPAPPRTSPLNDRHEALGASFTDFGGWNMPVRYTSDLAEHRAVREAAGLFDISHMAEFRVDGEAAAAFLDYVLAGRLSTMKIGKAKYSLVLAESGGIVDDVIVYRTGERSFLVISNAGNRDAVASAFDLAQRTWISAADGLFVEDVTDDYALIALQGPEARGILSSTPGVEITGTALDELGYYAWTEGTFDGVPLFVARTGYTGEDGYELMIPTANAAALWDAALAAGSDRGLVPCGLAARDTLRLEAGMPLYGHELSRDIVPAQAGLGRVVAVDKESFVGKDGLSSGPADAPVLVGLVSEGRRAGRAGYTVLLGDDTVGEITSGALSPTLGHPVAMAFVAPAASELGTELTIDVRGTRIPATVTALPFYRRNA; the protein is encoded by the coding sequence ATGACCGAAACCCCCGCTCCACCGCGCACGTCGCCACTGAACGATCGGCACGAGGCCCTCGGCGCCTCGTTCACCGACTTCGGCGGTTGGAACATGCCCGTGCGCTACACCTCCGACCTCGCCGAACACCGCGCCGTGCGTGAAGCCGCCGGCCTGTTCGACATCTCGCACATGGCCGAGTTCCGCGTCGACGGGGAGGCAGCCGCCGCGTTCCTGGACTACGTGCTCGCCGGGCGTCTCTCGACCATGAAGATCGGCAAGGCGAAGTACTCTCTGGTCCTCGCCGAGAGCGGCGGCATCGTCGACGACGTCATCGTCTACCGCACGGGGGAGCGGAGCTTCCTCGTCATCTCGAACGCGGGAAACCGGGATGCCGTGGCCTCGGCCTTCGACCTCGCCCAGCGCACGTGGATCTCGGCGGCCGACGGCCTCTTCGTCGAAGACGTCACCGACGACTACGCCCTCATCGCCCTCCAGGGTCCCGAGGCGCGCGGCATCCTGAGCTCCACCCCGGGAGTGGAGATCACCGGAACCGCCCTCGACGAGCTCGGCTACTACGCCTGGACCGAGGGGACCTTCGACGGCGTGCCGCTCTTCGTGGCCCGCACCGGCTACACGGGCGAAGACGGTTACGAGCTCATGATCCCCACCGCGAACGCGGCCGCCCTGTGGGACGCCGCGCTCGCCGCGGGCTCCGATCGGGGCCTCGTTCCGTGCGGTCTCGCCGCGCGCGACACACTCCGCCTCGAGGCGGGCATGCCGCTGTACGGCCACGAGCTCTCGCGCGACATCGTGCCCGCGCAGGCGGGTCTCGGGCGCGTCGTCGCCGTCGACAAGGAGTCGTTCGTCGGCAAGGACGGACTGTCGTCCGGCCCCGCCGACGCCCCGGTGCTCGTGGGTCTCGTGTCGGAAGGCCGTCGCGCAGGCCGCGCCGGCTACACCGTGCTGCTCGGCGACGACACCGTCGGAGAAATCACCAGCGGAGCCCTCAGCCCCACTCTCGGCCACCCCGTCGCGATGGCGTTCGTCGCCCCCGCGGCATCCGAACTCGGAACCGAACTGACCATCGACGTGCGCGGAACCCGCATCCCCGCGACCGTCACCGCCCTTCCCTTCTATCGGAGAAACGCATGA
- a CDS encoding NUDIX hydrolase, with the protein MTRTPRPESRDADVRVAVSTVIFSVRRNEHDEPVLSLPLVRRTRDPFDGRWALPGGWLDATEELDTAASRTLAETTGLTPSYLEQLYAFGAVDRSPTRVVSIVYWALLRSDEVDAQVAAHAREGDAPENVEWFDATDLPALAFDHNDIVEYTLWRLRNKAGYSRIAHGLLPDEFTLADLREVTESILGRRLDPANFRRQVDISDTLIPTERFRTGSHRPARLYRYNRDVELADRGPLRSRH; encoded by the coding sequence ATGACACGAACCCCTCGCCCCGAGTCCCGCGACGCCGACGTGCGCGTCGCGGTGTCGACCGTCATCTTCAGCGTCCGCCGGAACGAACACGACGAACCGGTCCTGTCCCTCCCCCTCGTCCGCCGCACCCGCGACCCGTTCGATGGGAGGTGGGCGCTGCCCGGCGGCTGGCTCGACGCAACCGAAGAGCTCGACACAGCGGCATCCCGCACCCTCGCCGAGACGACCGGCCTCACCCCCAGCTATCTCGAGCAGCTCTACGCGTTCGGGGCCGTCGACCGCTCCCCCACGCGCGTGGTCTCGATCGTGTACTGGGCACTGTTGCGCTCCGACGAGGTCGATGCGCAGGTCGCCGCGCACGCGCGGGAGGGCGATGCGCCCGAGAATGTGGAATGGTTCGACGCGACCGACCTGCCGGCCCTGGCTTTCGACCACAACGACATCGTCGAGTACACGCTCTGGCGCCTGCGCAACAAGGCCGGTTACAGCCGCATCGCGCACGGGTTGCTGCCCGACGAGTTCACGCTCGCCGACCTGCGCGAGGTGACCGAGTCGATTCTCGGCAGACGGCTCGATCCCGCCAACTTCCGTCGGCAGGTCGACATCTCCGACACGCTCATCCCGACCGAGCGCTTCCGCACCGGAAGCCATCGTCCCGCCCGCCTGTACCGCTACAACCGCGATGTGGAGCTGGCCGACCGCGGCCCGCTCCGCTCCCGTCACTGA
- a CDS encoding MarP family serine protease — protein sequence MPIVDIALIALLAVALVAGLSRGFLATIGFFAGLALGAVAAYWALPFVGQWVTDLAWRGPAMIGAGIALLVIGSGLGSAVGGFFRRGADRIKLRIPERLLGGVVNVAAAALAISFVAGSLTPVGVPVVSAALGSSAVVRTIDNLTPAPVRGALAELRGTIFADGIPRLGELIQIGPVPTTPSIALDDPALTQAAQSVARISGTAYACGITSSGSGFVVADDRVVTNAHVVAGVDTPLVELPGRPAREGRVVYFDPIDDIAVISVDGLDAAALPIAETLAVGAPAVVQGYPGGGPFTSGSAQILSEGTVPVPDIYDDSRAPRDIYALAGIVRPGNSGGPLLTTSGQVAGIVFARSDTDDDVGYAMTPAELEPVMAQMGSLSAPVASGSCTRG from the coding sequence ATGCCGATCGTCGACATCGCCCTGATCGCCCTTCTGGCGGTCGCACTCGTCGCGGGGCTCTCTCGGGGCTTTCTCGCCACCATCGGCTTCTTCGCGGGCCTCGCCCTCGGCGCCGTCGCCGCCTATTGGGCGCTTCCGTTCGTGGGGCAGTGGGTCACCGACCTCGCCTGGCGCGGACCCGCCATGATCGGCGCGGGCATCGCGCTGCTCGTGATCGGCTCGGGCCTCGGCAGCGCCGTGGGCGGTTTCTTCCGTCGAGGAGCCGACCGCATCAAGCTGCGCATCCCCGAGCGACTCCTCGGCGGGGTGGTCAACGTCGCGGCCGCCGCGCTCGCGATCTCGTTCGTCGCCGGCTCCCTCACCCCGGTCGGGGTCCCCGTCGTCTCCGCAGCTCTCGGCTCCTCCGCGGTGGTGCGCACGATCGACAACCTGACGCCCGCTCCCGTGCGCGGCGCGCTCGCCGAGTTGCGCGGAACGATCTTCGCCGACGGTATCCCTCGCCTGGGCGAACTCATCCAGATCGGCCCCGTGCCGACCACCCCGAGCATCGCCCTCGACGATCCTGCGCTGACGCAGGCGGCGCAATCGGTGGCGCGGATCTCGGGCACCGCGTACGCCTGCGGCATCACCTCGAGCGGCTCGGGCTTCGTGGTCGCCGACGATCGCGTGGTCACCAACGCGCACGTCGTCGCGGGGGTCGACACCCCGCTCGTGGAGCTCCCGGGCCGCCCGGCGCGCGAGGGGCGCGTCGTGTACTTCGACCCCATCGACGACATCGCCGTGATCTCGGTCGATGGACTGGATGCCGCGGCTCTGCCGATCGCCGAGACGCTCGCGGTGGGGGCTCCCGCCGTGGTGCAGGGCTACCCGGGCGGCGGTCCGTTCACCTCCGGCAGCGCGCAGATCCTGTCGGAGGGCACGGTCCCCGTCCCCGACATCTACGACGACTCCCGAGCTCCGCGCGACATCTACGCCTTGGCCGGTATCGTGCGCCCGGGCAATTCGGGCGGACCGCTTCTGACCACCTCGGGTCAGGTCGCGGGCATCGTCTTCGCCCGCTCCGACACCGATGACGACGTCGGCTACGCCATGACCCCGGCCGAGCTGGAACCCGTGATGGCCCAGATGGGGTCGTTGTCGGCACCCGTGGCGTCCGGGAGCTGCACGCGCGGCTGA
- the nadB gene encoding L-aspartate oxidase: MITVVVVGSGIAGLTAALHAFENGCRVTVVTKGALPDTNTRWAQGGIAAVTSPTDSVGSHAADTITAGAGLSDPAAVDVLVGEGPQRIAELVARGVGFDRADDGDFSRGLEAAHAVPRVLHAGGDATGAAIQAALGAAVRAAAIEVRGHALLRDLVVAGGRVTGVELDGGERLDADAVILATGGAGQLYSHTTNPLGATGDGIAAALRAGAAVADLEFVQFHPTALAVGIPFLVSEAVRGEGAVLIDDTGRRFTFDSHPDGELAPRDIVARANARAMTTQDGRPVRLDATALGSERLARRFPTIDAAVRDRGLDWSRDPIPVTPAAHYLMGGIVTDLDGRTTVPGLYAVGEAARTGVHGANRLASNSLLEGAVFGARAGDAVPRGGEWPGFPVREVPPLDVAPAVDAPPFSRRALQELLWAEAGLVREAAGLGRAAAVLAAWDADAAPRSVEDANLLLLATRVVAAARARETSVGAHFRSDTEPSASLIEPQEVLAC; the protein is encoded by the coding sequence GTGATCACCGTCGTCGTGGTGGGCAGCGGCATCGCCGGTCTCACGGCGGCGCTGCACGCATTCGAGAACGGATGCCGTGTCACGGTCGTGACGAAGGGCGCCCTGCCCGACACGAACACGCGGTGGGCGCAGGGCGGGATCGCCGCGGTGACCTCCCCCACCGACTCGGTGGGCTCGCACGCGGCCGACACGATCACCGCGGGCGCGGGACTTAGCGACCCCGCCGCCGTCGACGTGCTGGTCGGCGAAGGACCGCAGCGGATCGCGGAGCTCGTCGCGCGCGGGGTCGGTTTCGACCGCGCCGACGACGGCGACTTCTCGCGCGGGCTCGAGGCCGCTCATGCGGTCCCCCGTGTGCTGCACGCCGGCGGCGACGCGACCGGAGCCGCCATTCAGGCCGCTCTCGGTGCAGCCGTGCGTGCCGCAGCTATCGAGGTTCGCGGGCACGCCCTTCTGCGCGACCTGGTCGTCGCGGGGGGCCGGGTGACGGGCGTCGAGCTCGACGGCGGCGAGCGCCTCGATGCCGACGCGGTCATCCTCGCCACCGGAGGCGCGGGCCAGCTCTACTCCCACACCACCAACCCCCTCGGCGCCACCGGGGACGGGATCGCCGCGGCGTTGCGCGCGGGAGCCGCTGTCGCCGACCTCGAGTTCGTGCAGTTCCATCCCACGGCCCTGGCCGTCGGCATCCCGTTCCTCGTCTCGGAGGCGGTGCGCGGAGAGGGCGCCGTGCTCATCGACGACACCGGCCGCCGGTTCACCTTCGACTCCCACCCCGACGGCGAACTCGCCCCGCGCGACATCGTCGCCCGCGCCAACGCCCGGGCGATGACCACACAGGACGGTCGGCCCGTCCGGCTGGATGCCACTGCCCTGGGCTCCGAGCGACTCGCACGGCGCTTTCCCACGATCGACGCCGCGGTACGCGATCGCGGGCTCGACTGGAGCCGCGATCCTATCCCCGTGACCCCCGCGGCGCACTACCTCATGGGCGGGATCGTCACCGATCTCGACGGACGGACCACCGTGCCCGGGCTCTACGCGGTCGGAGAGGCGGCGCGCACCGGCGTGCACGGGGCGAACCGCTTGGCGTCCAACTCGCTCCTCGAAGGAGCGGTGTTCGGAGCGCGAGCCGGAGACGCCGTGCCTCGCGGCGGCGAGTGGCCGGGCTTCCCCGTGCGCGAGGTCCCGCCTCTCGACGTCGCCCCCGCGGTGGACGCTCCCCCCTTCTCGCGCCGCGCCCTGCAGGAGCTCCTGTGGGCCGAGGCGGGTCTCGTGCGCGAGGCCGCGGGCCTGGGGCGCGCCGCCGCGGTGCTCGCCGCGTGGGATGCCGACGCCGCACCGCGCAGCGTCGAAGATGCGAACCTCCTCCTCCTCGCCACGCGCGTCGTGGCCGCGGCCCGTGCGCGCGAGACCTCGGTGGGCGCGCACTTCCGCTCCGATACCGAGCCCTCGGCATCCCTCATCGAACCCCAGGAGGTCCTCGCATGCTGA
- the gcvH gene encoding glycine cleavage system protein GcvH — protein sequence MTDLTALSYTSEHEWIALEGDIATVGITDFAADKLGDVVFVELPGADSTVSAGDVCGEIESTKSVGELYAPLSGTVVEVNDAVVDDPSLVNAEPFDGGWLIKIRVDGELPADLLDRAAYEELTA from the coding sequence ATGACCGACCTCACCGCCCTCAGCTACACGTCCGAGCACGAGTGGATCGCCCTCGAGGGCGACATCGCCACCGTCGGCATCACCGACTTCGCCGCCGACAAGCTCGGCGACGTCGTCTTCGTCGAGCTGCCCGGCGCCGATTCGACCGTCTCGGCCGGCGACGTCTGCGGCGAGATCGAGTCGACCAAGTCGGTCGGCGAGCTCTACGCGCCCCTGAGCGGCACCGTCGTCGAGGTGAACGACGCGGTCGTCGACGACCCCTCCCTGGTCAACGCCGAGCCCTTCGACGGAGGCTGGCTCATCAAGATCCGCGTCGACGGCGAGCTCCCCGCCGACCTGCTCGACCGTGCCGCCTACGAGGAGCTCACCGCGTGA
- a CDS encoding alpha/beta hydrolase: MTAELGETRDPSALIPGDVASLYRAASVWRVREQNADEVGTALRATQSISGWTGEAADAYGTRVRAVASGWSAMATAFRHGESALEDVAAAIDAARARAGDAVDLWDRADALDAAAFQEPSATPTGWLGPDRRAFLGSGPRAEAKAILADARAALRDAAQKATAKLRAAIAVPGLGADEWAALLTGCANPGQVLDALAGADAGSLAALLRARPSLAGILAQAEPAAVAPWWAQLDAAQKDALIHAAPAIIGNLGGVAYAARDEANRIWLADQLADARAALAEAEKPPTYDEIVGGQAAAEAYAERLDRARSRVEGLENIESSLTSPAGGTPRHLLTLTGDSPPLAAISIGDLDTADNITYAVPGMGTTTEGMDGWSRAAQNLLDQQDRADPGHSHATVAWIGYKTPPVPIMEGGFDVMHNDLADAGAANLARDLRSLDHVNSGAHVNIVAHSYGTTTASLALTQDQVHVDSFVTLGSAGLPTNIDSASDIHADSVFSGQAQDVWAVDPARGDQWAWTGRLAPDHSVNPISPDFGSHAFSVAGDGALRAVNDHGAVTSDEGGYLDKQTESLRNVALATTGRGDLVSPYVPPAPTPLQKALIEGLTNGFSN; the protein is encoded by the coding sequence ATGACCGCCGAGCTCGGTGAGACCCGAGACCCGTCCGCCCTCATCCCCGGCGATGTCGCCTCTCTGTACCGGGCGGCCTCCGTGTGGCGGGTGCGCGAGCAGAACGCCGACGAGGTCGGGACGGCGCTCCGTGCGACGCAGTCGATCTCGGGCTGGACCGGCGAAGCGGCCGATGCCTATGGGACGCGTGTGAGGGCGGTGGCGTCCGGTTGGTCGGCCATGGCGACCGCCTTCCGGCACGGTGAATCGGCACTCGAAGACGTCGCCGCCGCGATCGATGCTGCACGGGCAAGGGCGGGAGACGCCGTCGATCTGTGGGACAGAGCCGACGCGCTCGACGCTGCGGCTTTCCAAGAGCCATCCGCCACGCCCACCGGTTGGCTCGGGCCGGACCGACGAGCGTTCCTCGGCTCCGGACCGCGAGCAGAGGCCAAAGCGATCCTCGCGGATGCGCGTGCGGCACTCCGCGATGCCGCGCAGAAGGCGACTGCCAAGCTTCGCGCCGCCATCGCCGTGCCCGGCCTCGGCGCCGACGAGTGGGCGGCTCTCTTGACGGGTTGTGCGAACCCCGGCCAGGTGCTCGATGCTCTCGCCGGCGCGGACGCCGGGAGTCTGGCCGCTCTTCTGCGGGCCCGGCCGAGCCTCGCCGGGATTCTCGCCCAGGCAGAGCCGGCGGCAGTCGCGCCCTGGTGGGCGCAGCTTGACGCGGCGCAGAAAGACGCGCTCATCCACGCCGCGCCGGCGATCATCGGCAACCTCGGGGGAGTCGCCTACGCCGCTCGCGACGAGGCGAACCGCATCTGGCTCGCGGACCAGCTCGCAGACGCGCGCGCGGCGCTGGCCGAGGCGGAGAAGCCGCCGACATACGACGAGATCGTCGGGGGACAGGCCGCCGCCGAGGCGTATGCCGAGCGGCTCGATCGTGCGCGCTCTCGGGTGGAGGGTCTTGAGAATATCGAGTCGTCGCTGACGTCACCCGCCGGCGGCACCCCTCGGCACCTCCTCACTCTCACGGGGGACTCGCCCCCTCTCGCCGCGATATCCATCGGCGATCTCGACACCGCGGACAACATCACGTACGCGGTGCCCGGCATGGGAACCACGACCGAGGGGATGGACGGTTGGTCGCGCGCCGCTCAGAACCTTCTCGATCAGCAAGACCGCGCGGATCCGGGCCATTCCCATGCGACCGTGGCCTGGATCGGGTACAAGACCCCGCCCGTTCCGATCATGGAGGGAGGCTTCGACGTCATGCATAACGACCTGGCTGACGCGGGAGCAGCGAACCTCGCTCGTGACTTGCGTTCCCTTGACCACGTCAACTCCGGAGCGCACGTAAACATTGTGGCGCATTCCTACGGGACCACCACGGCGTCTCTGGCTCTGACTCAAGACCAGGTCCACGTCGACTCCTTCGTCACGCTAGGTTCAGCAGGTTTGCCGACGAACATTGATTCGGCGTCGGACATACATGCGGATTCCGTGTTCTCGGGGCAGGCCCAGGACGTTTGGGCGGTAGATCCTGCTCGAGGCGATCAGTGGGCGTGGACAGGGCGTCTGGCTCCTGACCATTCCGTCAATCCGATCAGCCCGGATTTTGGATCACACGCATTCAGCGTCGCCGGAGACGGAGCGCTGCGCGCGGTCAACGATCATGGCGCAGTCACCTCGGATGAGGGGGGTTATCTTGACAAGCAGACGGAGTCTTTGCGCAACGTGGCCCTCGCCACGACCGGACGTGGTGATCTCGTGTCGCCTTATGTTCCGCCAGCTCCGACCCCGCTGCAGAAAGCGCTGATCGAAGGATTGACGAATGGCTTTTCGAACTAG